Genomic DNA from Polyodon spathula isolate WHYD16114869_AA chromosome 8, ASM1765450v1, whole genome shotgun sequence:
CTGTAGCACCTAGTAATATTACCTTTGGAACCAGAAGCGCTAATGCTCTACCAAAGAACACATTTCATAACCTTGTACTAAAAATGGGTTAAATGGGAATTTGCAGGAATTTAAAGGCTCCAATTGACAGACTTTTTGTAGGGACTTCTCAGGTATTTGGGAAGGAGCCTATACCAATGCATCACTGGCAATCCTACATGGTTGTAAAAACAATATGTTCCACATATGTTGTCCCATAAGTCTTTTCTAGATTAAAATAGGCTTTTTTCAGTAACAAAAGGATGTCTATTTCAAGGTAAAGCAAAGAGCAGCCTTTGCATGTAATTATACACTGCAAAAATAATGCATACATGTATATTTAACCCTTGATTCTTAAGCTTCTGATTTTTAATGGCTCTATCTTGAGAAGTGCTTGTCTACATTTGGTGGAACTTTGCATTGGCGAATGTGTAGCTCATAGTCTGAGCTATGAAAACTATATCTTGGGAACCACTTTAACTGTTTTATTGAAACCATGAATAGGATTTCGCTATGATGTGCTGGATCATAGTGACCAATGCGTTCATGGACTCGAGACCTGTGATGTGTTATTCATATCCTTGACAAGGTGGTTGTATATCTTGTCATTTGCTATTCTGTTGTTCCAGTTTTCTGTATTGCAGTGTTAAGAACCTAAGAAGTAAATGATGTATCAAGCTACTTTCTCTAGAACTTTGTTTTGTGGCTACAGtattaaaatgcacttttaaagACAACCTGCGGTTTTTGCACAGTCAATTAAGCCAAATCCAAAAGGAATCTGCCTGGGGCACTTCCCTGTGGTATGGGAAGAAAACCGAGTCTTCTTAAATGACTAGAAGTAAATGCACATTCCATTCATCGTATCTTCATGTATGCTTTCAGAGGAGGGTACTATTTGAGGTAATAAAAAGTATCCATTGCACTTGTAAAAGCTAAGGGTATTTCTCATCCTTGTGACAGGGATAAATTTATTTACCAGTCATGGTGCACACCCATATAGAAAGTGAAGAGACCAATGTTAAGTCCCTtaggtattaataataatattaacatacaaTAAGCAGCAAAATATAGCATATACAAAGTCTAATACCAATGGAACTAACCAAATATACATatcaaatgacaaaataaatactatgaatatatattttttgttttacctggGAGGATATAACATGTGCAAGTTATGGGAAATTTAATTGCAGATGGCTTCTTTCTTCATATTCTTGGAAGAAAGTGTGTCACTGTCATGGAAGGCGAGGCTTTGCTTCCCCTCTTGACTCTCCCATGCTTGCTGAGCGCAATGTAGGAGCCTCTGTAGGCTGAGGACTCGTATGCATTGTAATTGTTGGGAAGCAGGATCTCCCTGAACTTGCACTCCTCATGAAAAACAacctaaataaaaacaatcaggGTGAACAATACAAGCAACGCATCTCATTGAAATGTTAACCTTTTAAAGCAAGGTTCCTTTTAGGTTTACTGGACTCATTTACGGAATAGATGTTTGCTGTCAATAAAGaatttgtgtgtgcgtgtgtgcgcgtgtgtgtgcgcgcgcgtgtgcgcgtgtgtgtgtgtgtgcgtgtgcgtgcgtgtgtgcagcAGGCTGCGTGGTCTGGAGGTTAAAGAAACGGgtttgtaactaggaggtcccgggttcaaatcctggctcactcaacatgtgaccttaagcaagtcctttaatctccttgtgctgtgtcttttgggtgagatgttgtaagtgactctgcagctgatgcagagttcacacactctagtctctgtaagataaaggataaaggcgtctgctaaataaacaaataataataatacacttccTACTATTCAAGTATagcccttttaaaaaatgtatctgcaactgcaatttctttttcatttgtataGTTGAAACAGGTAGCCATGTTACATTTTAGCAATGCATTAATGTTCTTTACTGTAGCATGCTAAGTTAATCTCTGGGACATCCAGTTTGCCATTTTTAGGGGGGGTTCTGTTGAGAAAAGCGATgaggctgcttttaaaaaacccTTTAGAGATTTGTTATTGGATAACCACGTGTCAGCACAGATGACAGGTGGTGCCTTTCTGTCACCGTCTCCAATAATAAACCACTTCACTTCTAACAAAGGTCCATGCCCACCTGTTTAAGTAATGTATTGGCTGAGCCATCATCTGGTTTTAAACTAGGTTATATGGATATATTTAATCCCTTGCTGAGTTTTTAAAGCATCCCAACATCGTCGTTAACAGCTTCTCTTGAAGAGCACACCCATGGGATGCTGTTTTACAACAACAGGGTTATTGACGAGATCTGACACAATAACAgcagtgttttttagtttttttttttattaacagctCCTGAAGTTCAACttttagttttacaaaacaacatattttatatatatatatatatatatatatatatatatatatatatatatatatatatatatatatatatatatatatatatatatatatatatatatatatatatatatatataatgtatttattttttaaataatgaacttaaaataattgtaaaacacAAGCTATGTGGATAAATTGCATATATCATTGAAGTATTGTAGGCTACCTACCGTTCCATATAACCGTCCTTTGGTATTCATTGCTACGAACAGCTCACTCTTCACCCCGTACAAGCTGACAACTCCTCGCTCTACTGTTGAGATTTCTATTAGacctaattaaacaaaacatggcaTATTACACactgtttatgttttattattaaagcgTGTTGCTGATAAAGCAGTCAGGCATAAAAGACAGTCCCAATTTGCCTATCATTTGCATGTTCCAATCTTTACAGTATAATGAAGTACAGTTTCAAACTGGACAATGATTCATTGTAATGAAGAtccatagatagatagatagattgattgattaaatagAACATCAGAAGTAATATTAACTGCCTTCAGAAAGCGTTGTGTCTGTAATTTACTTGCTTTGAGCCGTGCATTAATTACTATCCCTTTCTAGGCCATTGAAGAAGGCAGGTTAAAAATAAGTTAGCATCTAAATTTGTCCAAGCATTCCTGTCTTGTTTGAGCGCCTGCAAAGTTATTTAGCACTGATTTGATGCTGGGTTTTTAATAGATTTATCTTTGGTTTAGAAGACATCCCATGGAGCTGAAGAGTAAATGTCATGCAGTAATAAGACTGTGGTGTTCAAGAGGCGCAAGGGTTATAGTGACTGATCAACTTAAGTGTCATCTATTGCATTACATTACTAGATGTAACTCACTGTACTGGTTTTCAGTATGGATTCCGTTTATCCTTCCATCTGGGAGGACCTGCAGGTGAAACCCGATGCCCACATTGCAGTAAAGCCTCCGCACTCTCTTAATCCCCAGTAAATAGTCACTCTCCCAGTTCAGTTCTGAGTTCTCCCCTGAGATCCCAAGAATAGACCGGGAAAACATAGCTTCCCATCTCCTCTCCAACAATGCTTCGTTAGTCCTGCTTGGAATTGGGTATGATGATACAATCCCTACCACAAACCCCAAGAGAACAATCGCAGACAACTTCCAGTGAGTGCTGGCCTCGTAGCACATAGTGATGAGCCACCTTTGCGCAATAGCCATCCGGTTCACCTCCTGGGCACGTGGTCCCAATTAATGACCCTAAAAATACCGCccttcttgtttttcttccttcAGCATGGCGGCAGCTTATTTTTGGAAGGCAGATCAGGATTTCTGACATGAAACTGAAGCCCAACAGCAGCGTTCCTGAAAATGGAGATCGACCAGCAGAGcttgaggtggtggtggtgaagaCCATGTTTTGTAGCTCTGGGCTCTCTCTGAATGGACAACGCTGGCCTCAGAGTATAAAATCTGAATTATCTTTATACACTGCCAGCTATATGCAACTTTATGACATCATTCTGACCAGCATTCCACCAAAAGCAAATTTACAACCCAGCAAGAGCTGTAGCACTGACCTGCAATGCTAAGTCTTCTGGGAGTTCGGACGAACAGATGAGATGGGGAATGCGCTCTCATTGGATGGCTTTGTGTGATCATGGGATGTGATGGGGACCTTGGCAGAGCCCAAATTGGTCTGATGGTCATATGTCTGACAGGCTGCTTCCTTATTTAGAAGGGGTAAAAACAGTGCAGCAGTCATCAGAGAGCAATGACAGTCATGCAaagatacttcctgtgctgttTATTCAGTAAGTTTACATTAGGATACTTCATGCATGCAAACATACACTTTGTTTTACTTGACAACACTTGTTGCATAGTTGTGTTTGGGATTTGGGAAACAAATAGACTGGTTGCATTTTACACATGTTTGCGTAAAGAGTTTTGTCCCTTGACAAACCACAGCAGATACACCATGTTGTGCAAAACTCGTCTCTGAACCCATTATTAACTTCCAGATGTTCCCAGTTAAATGAAACAAAGTAGCAATGGTGTGCAAACTGATGTAGGTGtttgagggttagggttaaggttaccCAAATTTGATTCGGTGATGAGGTATCAAACAGGGATTACTGGAGATCAAGGACCTTTTTTTTGCCAATCAGATTGTGAGTTTCATAGccattaacatgtattttaaataaaaatt
This window encodes:
- the LOC121320015 gene encoding fibroblast growth factor 6-like codes for the protein MAIAQRWLITMCYEASTHWKLSAIVLLGFVVGIVSSYPIPSRTNEALLERRWEAMFSRSILGISGENSELNWESDYLLGIKRVRRLYCNVGIGFHLQVLPDGRINGIHTENQYSLIEISTVERGVVSLYGVKSELFVAMNTKGRLYGTVVFHEECKFREILLPNNYNAYESSAYRGSYIALSKHGRVKRGSKASPSMTVTHFLPRI